TCTGGGATGCAGTCAGCTTTTAGCTATCCTTCCGGTTGGCGAGATCGTGACTATACCCAGTACAATGTCTTAGTGCCTATCATGACGGGCCAAGGAATTGCATATCAAGCggttgaagaggagtgTGATGCGTGCCGTAGCTATTTTTTCAGCCAAACTCGGCAGATGACTGACAACGCTTATCGAACTTCACGTCACTTACGAGATTCTCAGTGAGATATAGCAAGCAACCCTGCAATCAATGGAGGTCATCGATTAAAAGACAGCTCTGTCGGGCTGTAGTACACAAAGAGCAGATAGATTGTCTGGGAGAATCCAAAGGCTTCCAAAAAGTCCCTCACTTTTGTCTGATAAAGGTTATAAAGGCGGGGTATGAGCGTCAGCCACAGATATTGGTGTATCCATATTTGTGGGTGATCCTTAGTAGCGCCTTCAAGGAACAGGAAACAAATCAAGATTTATGTCTTTGTTCATGTTTAAAGGCGTCTGATATGCATTCAAGGGTATCTCTGCAAATAAAAAGTTAGAAGTTAGAATTCTATTCAATGACACATCATTTCACTAACAGAATCATAAGATGGACACGTAAAATCGATCGCAGTTTCTTTCATGAAGCAAGCACGATGACTGTTAATACCTGAACCATCCTGATCGATTCCAATTTCAGCCAAAAATGGTTTTAATACTCAGAATGATCCATTGGAGTTCCAAGACCTCTAGCGTCGAAGTGTATTAATTGATAAAatggggaaagaggtgCAAATTGCAAAAAGAACTTGTCAGAAAGGAGTAAAAGGAGTTGTTATGTGATTAATGACTTCATCTTACATGTTTCAGTAGCCGCCTCGATGTCATCAGCGTTTCTCGCCCCTTTATCATTCCTTCGCAATGGTGGATGTCGTTCCGATGAATGACTCTTTCATTTTCCATAAACCTGCTGGATCGATCGCGATGGATAAACAATAAAACCgttggagaggatggcagGTCTCGTCCTTAATTAGTAAGCTATGAGCGCTGCAGCATACTGTCGAGTACAGATttcatctcccttccccttgAAAACTAGGTCTATCTCCTTCATGCCCTATACCCCCCTCACCAGATGACTTTGGATTGGTACTCGTCGGTGCTGTTATCTCATTTATGCCATCGAGACCCATTGTATTCGAGTTAAGGTAGTGTATCGGACGAGGTGTAGGAGTTCCGGATCCGgagccagaagaagagccgCCAGAGGATTGGAAGCGGTTGATAGGGTACGGTTGCGGGGTCCGGGATGTGTGCTGTAGGCTGTGCGGATGTTTAAAAAAGGTCAGAGGACGCATGCATGGGCGCTGTCAAGAGGGTTGGGATGATGCTTACgggttggaagaggagtaaTCGCAGTGCACATAAGCTCGAATTACGCCGTCCAAGCTGCAGAATTTCAGTACCTCGGCAGAGAGATACTGGTCAAGGACTGACCTTTCTATCACACATCTGTGCATCTGTTAGCAACCTAGCTAAAGACCCAAGTCGGCATATACTCACTGTATAGTCTCTCCGACATCATGTGCATAGTGCAGTGAGCTTGACTTGGGAAGGATTacatccacctccacaATTAGATCATCTCTAAATACCTTGTCAGTGGGAGACTCTTTATAGTGGTAACCATTTACTCACCCGATATGATAACATTCAATATCTGCAATCTCCAAAACTGGGTTGAACCTTGAGACAAGATACAGTACTCGTGTAATTTGGTCTGCAGATGCAGTTTTACCAGACACTAAATCAATTCATCAAAGCATGCAGCATTAATCAATCTGACACAAGATGTAAGGAGAGGACTGGCTGGAAACCCACAGTTTGCAAAGTTTTCGTGAAGAGTTTTTATCCATTCCACGATGATATACGACGAAAGGATCATACCTCCGATTGGATCTAGTAATCTCCAATGAAGTAACGAACCAATCCACTGTTTAGGTATAGTAAGTATATATTCGGTGAATAGGGATTAGTTGTGTTGCGTACGGGGAAAGCCAGAGACATGGCGTTGAAGAACACATCGTTCTCTGCATCCTGTGCAAGTGCTTGCACACCGGATGAAGGGATACGGGAGCACCAAGCCCATCTGTCTGTGTATTAGCACAGGCTCAGCATGATATAAATTTGACTACGTACAAGATTGCTTTGATACCGATTGTGACAAGCATAATTCTGGTTTATATGTTAGTGAATTATTCCTCGATCAGAGTCAGCAAACCTACCCCACACCTAAAGGTCCAAGATTAATAGGATCTTCTTCGGGAGGTCCAATAGTCCTTTTAAATGATTCTATGAATACCTGCACGAAAGAAGCAATCATGGCTACCGAGAAGATCAACTGTTGAGAGGTTATCAGTCCATTAATACACTTTCAGCGCTCAAAAAGGAGAGGCGTACCACTCCTAATGGTTCAAACCTCCGTTTCCCTGTCGGGTATTTGTGTGAATCTGTCTTCATGCCTATTGCCAGACTCGTTCCTAGGATGATGAATGTGCTTAAAAGATCTAAGGCGGAGTCGACAAGAGAAGCAGCAAGGGAAATAGACGATGAGTGGAGAACAGCCGCGGTTTTTCCTCcgacaagaaggatgttAACTATAGTGTTTACTGGAAGAAGTGTGATTATGGCTCGAGGATTATAACAAAGAGCGGAACGTACTACTGAGCGCTAACCGAGCAAgtttctctcttctctcagcTTTGGCATCTGCTAATAATGGTGTTTCCTCTCCTGGATCTCCATTCTCGTCCCCATACCCATCCCCTCCCCTTGCTCCATTCGTTCTCCAATAGCTATCTCTCCTTGCCGCTTTGGGACTggccacttcttcttcgaggtCACCTAATCTTTGCATGTATGTTCGCGAGGGAGTAAAAGATAACGCGATGTTGTGCGTCAGTTCCCCTGATAGAATCCCATCCACTTCTAAGTAATGTTCGCGCAAGCGCGCTAAATTGCGATAATACGGGCGTAACTTTTTGGGAAGTGTTGAtatttcatcatcacttaTGGGTAATCCGTCAAAGTCACCGCTCCTCTCATGCTGACTGATGATTCCTTCCTTacgagcttcttcaaatgTCATTCCCCTCCCTCGCCGAAAAGAGAGGGGCGATTGGGTAGTCGTTAAGGGTGTTAGTTGGGCTTCAGGTTCcggaggatgagagggaTTGTGGAAGTGATTGTTGAGACAGAATGTGGTaccagatgatgaggaaattCGGGGCGAGGGATGGCTGTTAGAGAAGCCATAAGAGGTCGTAGCGGAGTGTTGGATCGGAGGTCTTTTATCTGCCATCGTGTCGGATGCGCTTGCTGAGATGGAAATGGCGGCATCCCATGATAAAATGGGAGCGACAATGTTCCCGTCTGGTGCAACATTTTATGActcacctcctcctttggcgggtgcctttttttctttccgtCATCTTTCCGCTGGAACGGCCGGAACCTTGATCGTCCTCATAAGATATATGGTAGTCACGTGATAAAGGAGTGGCGGGCATCGCCGACCCCTGGTCCCCGTCAGAAATTCTGTTGACCTCTTGTTCGCGCTCGATGAAAGTTGTTGATCATACAAGCAAGTCTACACCCAACGAAAGATGTCGATCGACCCAGCTGGATCACAGGCATCTCGCCAACTCCccatcaacctcttcaccaGGTCTCCAACAGATGCCATCCCCCAGTCTACCTATTTTATTCCCTCCGCCTGGCGTCGATTCCAACTCTCAGAACTCATAAACCAGGTTCTCGGTAACACCGCTGAAAATGGAAGTAAACCTGTGCCATTTGACTTCCTTGTAAACGGTGAAGTTCTTAGGGGCAGCCTAGAAGCGTGGGTGAAAAAGAACaggggaggagatgaagaaagtcAGATTGATGTTGAGTATGTGAGGAGTGTGATGCCGCCAGAGGAGGCTGCGAGGGTCGAGGTCGAGGATTGGGTGTCTGGCTTGAGCTTAAGCAGGAAAGGGTACGTTCAAATGATGCAGAAAAGATTTATTTGCTGACATCCTCACAGATACGTGCTTCTTTCATCCTACCTATCTCACCTGCAAGTCCTCCCTCTTTCAGCTGCTGCTcaatcatcctctgctCTTTAcactcttcccctccctaCTTCCCTTGGTGCTACATCCTGTACCTGGGTTTCTCCTCAAACTCAAGAAACCGACATTCTCGTCGCTGCCGGCGGTGTTGACCGTCAAACCCACGTTTACTCTAttccctccctctcacCCGACACTGCTGATGCTCCTCGCGAACTCTACACCCTTCACGGCCACACCGGTCCTATCTCTTCTGTTATCGCTAGCTCCTCCGGTAAAGAAATTGTAACAGGTTCATGGGACGGTAACATCAATCTCTACGTCCTTCCCGACGCGGAGCCAACAGAACACCAAGTTCCTGCCGACCCCGTGTCTTATCTCCCTGGCCAAGGTACCAAGAAGCGTCGGAAGCTCGAGAAAGACCAAGAAAAGGCTCCTATAGAAGGTCTCACTGACGGTGATGCTACCGGCGAAGGTGGATGGAGGCGGGCGCCTGATGCTGTCATGCGTGGCCATACCGGCAGGGTCGGCGGCCTCGTTTGGGACAAGCTTGACAGTGGTAAGATCTGGAGTGCTGGCTGGGACGGAAGCGTGCGTGgatgggaggtggagaCTGGTGCTGCCGGAGCGTTGAGGCAGGGACCGTTTGATAAGTCTGCGCTGTGTGTGGAtcagtggaagatgaatgGAACTTTGGCGACCGGTAATATGGACAGGACGATTTGTCTTTGGGATACTCGACAAGGTCAGTCACTGTCGTCTCATCCATCACTAGCTACACATCTAActcattttttttccttaGCTACCTCCCTGATTTCCCTTACGCTTCCCACCACGTCCCCCGTCCCCTCTGTTACATGCCACCCTACATCCCCCTTCACCCTCGCCTCTGCCACTTACTCTGGCGTCGTCCAAATCTGGGATATCCGATCACCCAAGACTGCCCTTTTCACCGTTTCAAAGGCGCAGAGCAAGTTGGCCGATCCTAATAGAAAGGTTACAAAGAATGGCAAGGTTTTGGGTGAGAGGCTGTTGGCGGTTGACTGGAATGGAGAAGTTTTGGTTGCGGGTGGTGAAGACGGCGAGGTTGGGATCTGGCGAGCGAGAGGAGAGTAAAATCACGGGATATCGAGACTGTATGCATTGGGCATGTTTAAATTGTGATTCAGTGTCCTTCTTTCGCTGCTCTTACGATCTTTATTTTTCAAGTGGATTGCGTCGCTTTGGACCGAATCGTTTCAAAGGCCCTTCCCGTCAAAGCGATTAAAATAATGCTGTACCAGGATATTCCATTGAACACCAGTGGGCGAAATGTCAATCATTGATTTGCTCCCAAACAGCCTTACAGTTACTCGGCTTGCAACTTATTtacctccttcattcaTGTAACCTTACCCTTCACCCACCGGGCGCGCCGCGCAACAGTTACATGCCGACTGCGCCAGACCAGATCCAAGAGTGTTCAGAGATAGATCCCTAGATGCTGCCTCT
This Cryptococcus neoformans var. neoformans JEC21 chromosome 14 sequence DNA region includes the following protein-coding sequences:
- a CDS encoding chromosome organization and biogenesis -related protein, putative produces the protein MSIDPAGSQASRQLPINLFTRSPTDAIPQSTYFIPSAWRRFQLSELINQVLGNTAENGSKPVPFDFLVNGEVLRGSLEAWVKKNRGGDEESQIDVEYVRSVMPPEEAARVEVEDWVSGLSLSRKGYVLLSSYLSHLQVLPLSAAAQSSSALYTLPLPTSLGATSCTWVSPQTQETDILVAAGGVDRQTHVYSIPSLSPDTADAPRELYTLHGHTGPISSVIASSSGKEIVTGSWDGNINLYVLPDAEPTEHQVPADPVSYLPGQGTKKRRKLEKDQEKAPIEGLTDGDATGEGGWRRAPDAVMRGHTGRVGGLVWDKLDSGKIWSAGWDGSVRGWEVETGAAGALRQGPFDKSALCVDQWKMNGTLATGNMDRTICLWDTRQATSLISLTLPTTSPVPSVTCHPTSPFTLASATYSGVVQIWDIRSPKTALFTVSKAQSKLADPNRKVTKNGKVLGERLLAVDWNGEVLVAGGEDGEVGIWRARGE